Genomic window (Candidatus Binatia bacterium):
ATCACGTACCAGTTCCGGAACAGCCGGCTCGGCTTGTCCTCTTTGTACATGCCCAGCGTCGAAACGCCCCAGGTATCCACGTTGCTGATGTAGCCCATGTCGTTGCTCTCGAACCCGGGCGACAGGTCCTGGTACGTGATGTTGCCCTTCCAGTGCTTCCCGCCCAGCTTGTTCAGGGAGATCAGGTCGGAGATTCCGGTGAGATGGGTCCGGGTGGGATCGAACTCGACGTGATCGGCGTCGGGGCGCTGGAAGTAGTGCGCGCTGGAACGCTGGGTGGCCGCGATCGCTTCCGCGCTCCCCTCGATGCGGCTCCCCTGCACGTAGCCGTCCAGCGACCAGCGCCGTCCCGCCCAGTAGTGCATGAAGTCGATCCCCGCCACCGTGGCGCGCGAACGGAGCATCGATTCCAGCCCCGGGTCGGACAGGTCGCGCGAGACGTTGGTGACGATCGCTCCGATCCGCGTGTTCCCGCCCCCCAGCTCGCGGCGGACGCGCGCGACGGCGTAGTTCGTGAGCGGCTCCACGGGCAGCCGGCGCTCGACCCCCAGCGTATCGAGATAGCGCGCCCGCTCTTCGGTGGTCACCGCGTCCAGGGCGCCGACCGACCACCCGCTTCGGGTCTTTCCGGTCAGCTTGGCGGCGGCCGCGATCGTCGAGAGCGACGGCGTGTCCAGGAAGGGATAGTCGAACGGGGAGAGGGATCGCTGCGGCGCGCGCCCGATGCGCCGCGCGTGGAACGTCGTCGGCACGCTGAAGTAGTTGGAGCTCTGCGTCTGGCCGAAGTTGAACAGCTCCGAGCGTTCGACGAAGAAGGGCCGCTTCTCCGGGAAGAAGGTCTCCGTGGCCGTGAGGTTTACGACCGCCGGGTCCACTTCGACCTGGCCGAAGTCGGGATGGACCGTCGCGTTCAGCGTCAGGTCGTCCTTGATCCCCCACTTGAGGTCGGCCCCGACCGAGCCGCTCTGCTCCGAACCGTCGTGGAAGGGATCGCCCGGAGGCGCGAAGGTGTTCTGCGCCTTGGCCAGCCCATAGGGCATCAGCTCGATCTGGCGCCGCGCGTGCAGCGCGCCCAGGCCGGCCAGATGGCCGTAGCGGCTCACGTCGGCCTGCTCGTTTTTCGGAGTGAAGGAGAATTCGGCAAGCTCCTGCTTGCGATCGATCCAGCGCCGGAACTGGATGCCCCAGATCCCGTCGGCGGAGGGGTTGAAGCGGAGCTGGGAGAGGGGGATCTCCATCTCGGCCGTCCATCCGGTCGAATCGATCGTGGCGTGCACGTGCCAGACCGGGTCCCAGGAGAAGTCGTGGTTGCCGCGCGCGTCGATCGTGGCGTCGTCGAACGAGCCCGCGGGGTTGACCCGGAACCGGAACGCGGTCAGATGGTCGTGGTAGGAGTCGATCAGCACGGCGAAGTAGTCGGAGGCGAGATCCTCGTCGCGGCGCACGA
Coding sequences:
- a CDS encoding DUF5916 domain-containing protein; this encodes MIVLVALALMVLAPSALAQSADTTHAYRHADAPVVQAAPLRGDVRIDGKLDDPAWADATPVDRFTQRDPDEGRPVSERTEVRVLIGDDALYVGARLYDREPSKIRRRLVRRDEDLASDYFAVLIDSYHDHLTAFRFRVNPAGSFDDATIDARGNHDFSWDPVWHVHATIDSTGWTAEMEIPLSQLRFNPSADGIWGIQFRRWIDRKQELAEFSFTPKNEQADVSRYGHLAGLGALHARRQIELMPYGLAKAQNTFAPPGDPFHDGSEQSGSVGADLKWGIKDDLTLNATVHPDFGQVEVDPAVVNLTATETFFPEKRPFFVERSELFNFGQTQSSNYFSVPTTFHARRIGRAPQRSLSPFDYPFLDTPSLSTIAAAAKLTGKTRSGWSVGALDAVTTEERARYLDTLGVERRLPVEPLTNYAVARVRRELGGGNTRIGAIVTNVSRDLSDPGLESMLRSRATVAGIDFMHYWAGRRWSLDGYVQGSRIEGSAEAIAATQRSSAHYFQRPDADHVEFDPTRTHLTGISDLISLNKLGGKHWKGNITYQDLSPGFESNDMGYISNVDTWGVSTLGMYKEDKPSRLFRNWYVMAFSNNAWNHGGNLQYQGYEAQGSGTFANYWYGDLRGSWYPKAYDDRLTRGGPLTRIPSGGRVAATVNTDSRQSYFFSLHSDFSWNDAGANAQRYSPSLTLHPAPSMLVRVEPSIQKIRDMAQYVTTVPDPNATATYGSRYVFATLDEHVVSLDTRLDWTFSPRLSFQLYLQPYVVSALFRELKELRAPSTYDFDVYGGSRGTITRDPAGTYTIDPDGPGPSSSFALGDPNFNFRSLLGNAVLRWEYRPGSVLFLVWQQNRNGAQPFGDFDFSRDVRAVFDQSPENIVAIKATYWLGL